Part of the Planococcus plakortidis genome is shown below.
CGTAACATGCGCTTTCAGTGATTGATTGATCGCGTGGTTCAAGCGGACGTGGCTCAAATCGAATAAATTGTCGATGCTGAAAGCTTTTTCGACTTTCTCGATGCCTTCTTCCGTCAGGACGACGCCTTTTGTCGTTTCATCGTATGCGTAATCCGTGTCTTTTTGCAGCAGGCGGCCGAACGCATTCGCTTGCATATAGAGCTGTGCAGATTTCGCCGCCTGTCCTGAAATGATCAACGGGGTCCGTGCTTCATCGATCAAGATCGAATCGACTTCATCGATTACGGCAAAATGAAGCGGACGCTGGACCATGTCCTCTTTATAGAGCACCATATTGTCGCGCAAATAATCGAAGCCGAGCTCATTATTCGTGCTGTAGGTGATGTCCGCCTGATAAGCTTTACGTTTCTGTTCTTTCGTCAGGCTGTTGACATTGAGCCCAACTGTCAAGCCGAGCCAGTTATACAGTTTGCCCATTTCTTCGGCATCGCGGCTCGCCAAGTATTCGTTGACTGTCACGACATGGACGCCTTTTTTCGTGATGGCATTCAAATAGACGGCCATCGTCGAAGTCAAGGTTTTACCTTCACCGGTCTTCATTTCAGAAATATTCCCTTGATGGAGCGATGCAGCTCCCATGATCTGCACACGGAATGGATACATTCCAAGTACGCGCTTCGATGCTTCGCGCACCGTAGCAAATGCTTCAGGCATCATGTCATCGAGCGACTCGCCTTGTTCATAGCGTGATGTGAATTCGGCTGTCTTCGCTTTTAAGGCTTCATCTGTCTTGGCTGTATACTCATCAGCCAAGGCTTCCACCTGGTCTGCCACTTTTTCCAATCGTTTCAAATCCCGTTTGTTCGGGTCAAATACTTTATTCAATACTCCAAGCATGTTTAACCGCTCCCTGCATGGCGATTCAGGCTATCGGAAGCCCATTAACCGCTATTGCTCATATTTTCATTCTCTGGGTTTATCTTAATCATTTGCAGCATTTTCAAGAAAAATCTCATCATTCATTTTAACACTGCAGTATAAAGCGTGCAAACAAAGCATTTCCCTTTAAACAGCAAAACAATTTTGAAAGAAACAATTTTGAAAGAAACATTTTTGATATAACTTCATGCCAGGAACGAGCTTGGGTAAATCCAGCTAAAAAAAAGCACAATAAAAGCCTCCCGCTACGGGAGGCTTTTCTGTTTATGAAGTTGTCTCGATCAGCCCGTACGAACCGTCTTTCCGTTTGTAGACGATATTCGTGCCGTTCGACTCCGCGTCGGTGAAGACGAAGAAGCTGTGCCCAAGCATATTCATCTGCAGGACTGCCTCTTCCTCATCCATCGGTTTCAAGTCGAATTGCTTTGTACGCACGATTTTCAAATCTTCCTCTTCATCCGTTTCTGCCGCGCCATTATTCTGCGCTTCGCTCTCTGCTGCTGCAAAGGCTAGGCCCATCCCTTCGCGGTCACGGAATTTGCGGTTGACTTTCGTTTTATACTTGCGGATTTGACGCTCCAGTTTTGAAACGATCAAATCGATCGCTGCATAGAGATCATCGTGCCGTTCTTCAGCACGCAGTGTTAGGTTTTTCATCGGAATTGTGACTTCCACTTTTGTTTGGTTATGGTTGTACGTTTTCAGATTCACCATTGCTGTTGCATTCGCCCCATCGGTGAAGTAGCGTTCGATTTTCTCTACCTTCTTCTCGATATGTTCGCGAATTGCGGGAGTTACCTCAATATTCTCGCCTCTGATGTTGAATTGCAGCATGTGAACTCCTCCTTCTGTTTTGCTATCTATCTATTTCTAGTTGTTCCCTCCGGAATCCTTCTTGAAACGTAAAAAGTTTCAGCAGGATAGTAAAAAGGTAAACAATATGACAAGGAGATGAAGCCCATGTTTACAAATAAAACGATTGTAGTGACAGGTGCCGCACAAGGTATCGGGGAAACCGTAGCACAATATTTTCAAAAAGAAGGCGCAAACGTCATCGGCTTGGATATTGAAGAGGTCAAGATCGACGGTGTGGAATACCGCCAATGTGATGTAGGGAGCTTTTCGGAAGTCGAACGCGTCTTTTCTGAAATCCATAAAGCCCATGGCAGCATCCATGTGCTGATTAACAACGCCGGAGTTTCAGAGTTCACGCCACTTTGGGAATTGACCGAAGAAGATTGGGACCGCGTGCTCAATACAAACTTGAAGAGCGTCTTTATCTGCAGCCGTGAAGCTGCCCGTTATATGGACGAGGACATCCGGTCGATCGTCAATATGTCCTCGACAAGAGCGTTCATGTCAGAACAGGGGACGGAAAGCTACTCCGCTTCCAAGGGCGGGATTTTTGCGCTCAGCCACTCACTTGCCGCAAGCCTCCACCCAAAAGGCATACGCGTCAACTCGATCGCTCCCGGCTGGATCCACACAGGAGATGCAGAAGAATTGCGCAAAGTTGACCACGAACAGCATTGGAGCGGGCGCGTAGGCACTACGGACGATATTGCCAGAGCATGCCTATTCTTGTCGAATCCGGATAATTCGTTTATCACTGGGGAGTGTTTGACGATTGACGGCGGCATGACGCGCAAAATGATCTATGAACATTAATACAAACGTGAACGGCTGCTCCATGCGGCCGTTTTTTTTTTGCCTAAGAGTCAGTCACTTTTTCAAGCTTACGCGCGAATCAAAGTGAGTATGCGGATCGACTCTGCGCCCGCTTCCTGCAAAGTTTTTGCTGCCTGCCGCATGGTGGTGCCTGTGGTATAGAGATCATCCACCAGCACCAGCTGCTTCGGGACCACTCTCCCGTTCAATCGAAACAACTGCTTTGTCGCCATCCGTTCCTGGCGGGTTTTCTCCCCCAAAGTTTCACCGCATTTCTCCAGCAGATGACTGTATGGAATCCCCGCCGCCAATAGCAATTCGTCCACTTGCGAAAAGCTCCGTTCGCGGAGCTTTTCTTCATTCAGCGGAATCGGCACCACCACTCCCCGCTCATTCTTCAAAACTTCCCGTAAATCTTTGGCAAACACTTGAGCCAATAAGACATCCTTCAAAAACTTGTACTGGTGGAACCAGTCTTTCATGGCATCGTTGTAGCGGTAAAGACTTGTTCCCGATTGGATGAGTTCACGATAGCCGTTCTCTTCCCAATAACGGCAATCAGGGCATATCGTTTCGCCTTCCTTGCTGCAAATTCGGCAACCGTGTTCGGTGATCTTCGAAAATTCTTTCCGGCACGGCTGGCATGCGACTTCCATTGGTTCGTAGAGGAAGATGCCGCGCCATGAGGGCACAAAACGCAATGCCTGGTCACATAGACAACAGTTCATGCCCTTCCCTCCTTATTATAGAAGAGGATCTCGTGTCTTGCCGCGTCCATTTGGCGGGTAATGCCATTATGGAAAAAGATGACCTCCCCGCCAGGATCTTTTGTGCTTCTTCCGACTCTCCCTGCTATTTGGATAAGCGCTGCCCGGTCGAATACCCGGTGGTCGGCGCCGATGACTGCGACTTGCAAATGGGGAATCGTGATGCCGCGTTCCAATATGGTCGACGTGGCAAGGCCTGATAAAGCGCCTTCCCTCAATTGCATCACTTTTTCTTTGCGCTGGGGGTCTTTGGAATGAACCGCGGCGATTGTCGGATCGATTTTTTGCAGTAAGGGGCTTGCTTGCTCAATCAATTGGACGGATGGGAAGAATAATAGGAACGGCTGTTGTTTCTGCAACTTGTCTTCTATCCAATATTTCAATGCAGCAGGGACCTTTTCTTTTCGGATCTGGCGTTCATAATTCCATAGTGCCCGGTACGCAGGAACTGGCAGTGGCGCTCCATGGTAACGCTTGAATATCGTAGATTGTGCGGAAATGCGGTTTTGGAGAGTTTTGGATGGGGTGGCGGAAATGTAGATGACAGGAGCGGATGGCTTACCGGCTTTTTTCACCGCCCGTTCGAGCGATGGGTCAAGTGAATACGGAAATGCATCCGCTTCATCGACGAATAATAAATCAAAAGCTTCGTGGAATCGATACAATTGATGGGTGGTGGCTAGGATGATTTCTGCGTAGCCGCTTTGTTCGGGGCTTTCTCCGTAGAGCGTGTGGATGGTGGCATCTGGGAATGCCTGCTTGAATCTGGGGGAGAGTTCGAGTATGACATCGGTGCGCGGTGCAGCTACGCAAATGCGCAATCCTTTTTGCAGCGCCTCGTGGATCGGGGAAAATAGAATTTCCGTCTTGCCGGCACCACAGACTGCATAAAGCAGGTGGTCCTCTCGCTTGCGGATGCTTTTAGAAATGGCTTTTGATGCGTTTTCCTGCAACGGCGTCAGATTGCCGGCCCATCCAAAGGCACGGGGGCCGGCATTCGCTGCAGCTGGCGTTTGCCATAAAACCAATTCCGTGCAGCTGCTGATGCGCCCCATCTTGATGCACCTTCTGCAATAGCTGCACACTTTACCGCATGTCGCGCACGGGAACGGGATGACATACTCCGTTGATGTCTCGTGGCACCTTGTGCACTCGCCATCAGCCGATATGCCGTTGACGACAATTGCATTGCCTTGATCGATGGCTTGTTGGATGAGTTCTTGCGGGAACGGGATGAATTGCTTAATCCATATCCGCCCTGTCAGAAATGCTTCGATTGCTTGCATGGAGTTCCTCCTTTTTATAGCCGAAAGGCCTTGACCGGTCATTTCTTTGCCCAGCCAAGGCCCATCGCGCCTTCTCCTAAATGCGTGCCAATGACCGGACCGAAATGGGAAATCGTGAATTCCACATCCGGGCAGGTAAGTTCAAGCTCCGCTTTCCATTTTTCCGCTTCTTCCAGCCGGTTGGCATGAATGACCGTTGCTTGAAGCGGGCCTTTGCCGCAGTCTTTTTTCAATTCTTCCGCAATGCGGTTCATCGCTTTTTTCCGCGTGCGGATCTTTTCATACGGGACAATCAGCTTGTCCTGAAAATGAAGCAGCGGTTTGATCTGGAGCATGCTGCCGACCAAAGCCTGCGCCCCTGACAACCGTCCGCCGCGCTGCAGGTGGCGGAGGTCCTCTACCATGAAATAAGCGCGCAATGTCTTTTTCATTTCTTCTAGCTCTTCGAGAATCCCGCTTGCATCCATGCCCTGCCCTGCAAGGTCCGCCGCTTTTAACGCATAGAAGCCTTGAACGGCGCAAGCGATTTCAGAATCGAATACATGGACATCCACGCCCTCGGTCATGTCCCCTGCCTGCTTCGACCCGGCCATCGTCCCGCTGATGCCGCTCGACAGGTGGATCGCCACCACTTCATCGTATTGCCGAGAAAGTTTCTCGTATAACGAAACGAACTCACCGACAGGCGGCTGAGAGGTTTTCGGGAGTTCTGTCCGCGCTTTCTCGTAAAATTCCAAAGTATCCAATTCGGTTTCTGCGTAGGACTCATTGCCGAATGTAATCTGCAAAGGCACTACGTGTATGCCTTTATCTGCTGCTTGCTGCTTCGGGATATATGCTGTACTGTCAGTCACTATTGCTGTTTTCATTTTCAATCAACCTCCACTGCTATCTTACCAAAACTTGCCTGCCGATAGGCATAAAATCCAGGCCATCGAAAGGCCAATTCCCACTATTTTTTGAACCGGGGCGAATCCAAAAAAGCTTTTCCGGCTACAAGCACCTATTTGCCTGCGAGGAAAAGCCTTTCGTTCAGTTTTCCATTATTGATTTCCGATGAAATGCAGGCTCGTCACTTTCCAGTCGCCCTGCTCTTTTTTGAAAACGACCACTTGGCGGCCGGATTGTTGCATTCCTTGCTCTGTTCCGGCTTCATTCATTTCCACATCGATCGTGGCGAACACTTCCGCCCGGTCCTCTTCGTATTTGACGATCGTTTCGTCGCTTGTCGTATATGTCGTATCGTAATTTTCAAAGGCTTCACTTAATGCCTGTTGATCTTCTTCACGGTCGAAACCATCCGGGTTTTCAGCGATGGTTGCCATATAGCGATCCATGTCTTCAGCATTGAACGCGGCGATGTATTCCTCATACGCGCCAAGAAGTTCCTGTTTTTCTGCTTCTGGAACATCCGCTGCGATGACATCTCCCTCATCATCCAATGTAAACCCTACTTCTTGGTCTGTGATGCCGTGTTCAACCGCATTATTCTCGTTGGTGGCATTGCCGTCTTCTGCCGTGTTGCCATTGACCGGCGACTCGTCCTCGCCCGAGCAGCCTGCGAGCGTTAGCATGAGCCCAGTTGCCATTATCCATTTTTTCATGATGCATTCCTCCTTCGCTCATTTTGCCATAGGTCTGCACGGAATACAATGAAGAAACGGTGTCAATATGCGACAGGACAATTCCTTCCGCCGTCATGTACAATGGAAGGAAACCGAAAGGAGACGATCATTTGGAAAAATGGGAGGCAGAGCGTTTGCTCAACCAGAAAATGCAGGACACACGGACGTACCCGAAAAGAAGAACCGCCACACGAGCGAAAAAATACAATTTGACGATGGAGCCGGCAGAAAACTATATCGTACTGGATTTTGAAACGACCGGCTTGCGTGCAGGCGATGATAAAATCATCCAAATCGGTGCCGTTAAGTATATCGGGCATCAACAGCAGGACACGATGTACTTGTTGATCAATCCGGAACGGCCGATTTCGAGCACGATCACGCGTATTACAGGCATCCGCAACGGAGATGTCCAGGATGCGCCGGTCATCGAGGAAATCGCTCCCCAGTTGATCGACTTTATCGGCGATTTGCCGATTGTCGCCCATAATGCGCCATTCGATATGGGATTCCTTTATGCACTTGAGCACATCACGCCGGTGCCGCCTTACCAAGTCATCGACACGGTCAGGCTGGCACGCAAATTCATCACCGAAACGCCGAACCATAAGCTGACCACTTTATCCGCTTATCTCGAGCTCGAGCACAATGCGCACGATGCGCTCGGCGATTGCCTGGTCACCGCATCGATCTATCAGTTCTGCATCGGACGCATGTAAAAAAGCGCCGGAAGCTTTGGCTTCCAGCGCTTTTTATATTTGGCATCAGTTGAACCGACTGCCTATATGCTTTTTAACGTACTTCCACCCAACCGTTCTTAATGGCTGTGACCACTGCTTGGGTACGGTCATTGACCTGCATTTTTTGCAGAATGCTCGACACATGGTTTTTCACTGTTTTTTCAGAGATGAACAAAGTTTCACCGATCACGCGGTTGCTTTGCCCATCCGTCAACAGCTGTAAAACTTCGCTTTCGCGTTTTGTCAACAAATGGTAAGGCCGGCGGATTTCCGTTTGATGGAAAGATCCCTTGTTTTCACGTTCGCTCAAGCGGCGGAATTCCATCACCAGATTGCGCGTCACTTTCGGATGCAGGTAAGACCCACCTTTTGCGACCACTTTAATGGCCTGGATGATGGCGTCTGCATCCATTTCCTTCAGCATATAGCCAAGCGCGCCTGTTTTAAGGGCATGCGTCACATACGATTCATCGTCGTGAATGGACAGCATAATGACTTTAGCGTCCGGGAATCTTTCGATTAGTTCACCCGTTGCTTCGACGCCGTTTTTTTGCGGCATGTTGATATCCATCAACACCACATCTGGCTGGTGCTCTTCGTATAGTTTGATGACTTCCTCGCCGTCGCCGCCTTCTGCGACCACTTCAAACGATTCTTCAAAGTCCAGGATGCGCTTAACGCCTTCCCGGAACAATTGGTGGTCATCGATAATAATAATTTTTGTCATTATGTCGTCCTCCTCAAAATACCATATCTTACATACCCGCCTTCAGCGGGATATGAAACATTAACACTGTTCCTTCGCCGAGTGTGGAGTTGATGAAGAACTCCCCGCCGATCAATTCAATCCGCTCCCTCATTCCGGTGAGGCCGAATGACTGGTCCTTGACGATTTCCTGGTCAAAGCCGGATCCATTGTCTTTGATGATAATGGACACTTGTTCGGCGAGCCACTCCATCTTGACTTCAATATCTGTCGATTTGCCGTGGCGGATTGCGTTCGAGACCGCTTCCTGCACAAGCCGGAAAATGGAAGTCTCAAAATTATTCGGTAGCCGGACCTCGTTTCCATTGGAATGGAAAAACAGCCGGACGCCGCGATTGTATTCTTCAATCGTCTCCAGATACTTTTTCAAGGTCGGCACAAGTCCGAGATCGTCAAGCGCCATTGGACGCAAATCATAGATGATGCGCCTGACTTCCGTGAGCGCTTGCCGTACCATATCCTTTAACGAAGAAATTTCCTTGAAGGCTTTATCCGCACCTTTTTCGCGGTAAGTTTTCTCGATTAAATCCGAGCGCAACAGGACGTTCGCCATCATCTGCGCAGGCCCATCATGGATCTCGCGCGACAGCCGCTTGCGTTCTTCTTCCTGGGCTTCGATGATTCTTAAGCTGTAATCCTGCTTGCTTCTTGACTTGTCGACCGCATCCCCGAAATCTTCCAGATCCGATGACAAATAATTGGTGGCCACATTGATTTGATTGACCAGCCGCTCTGCCCTTTCAATCGTCTGGAGAAGCTTTTGGAGTTTTCGCTGGAGCCGGTCCCGCTTTTGCCGGAACTTCTTTTCCTCGGCGCGGTTCAAAGATAATTGGACTTGCAGTTCGTTGGCCAGCTCAAAAGCTTCACGTACCTGGCTTTCAGTGAAAGACTCGAATGAACCTGATAATTCCGCGAGCCTTCTCCGCGCCGAACGGGTCCGCTCTTCAAGCGCGTCGCCTTCCGCGATGATGCGGCTGATGTTTGCCCTGACGTTCTCCAGTTCGTCTTTCATCTCTTCATAGCTGTGGCGACTTTCTTCGCTAATGGCGAAAATATCCTGTTTCGACTGGTCCATCTTTGCGACCAGCTCGTCAAAGATGGAATCTAATGAAGTTCCATCATTTTTCTTTGCCATTCTAAAACCGCCTTAGCTATACTTACTGTAACCATCCGTTTTCTTATTTCATGCGCTTACGGGCTTTAACAAGTATATCACTATATACGCAACAGCATATTAAGAATACATTACAAATTATCTGATTTCATTTTACAACAGGGGGAATAAAAATGCGAGAAAATTACATAACAGTAGGTTCTTCTGCCAGTGCAGAAATACTCATAAATAAGTCACGTTTCATCGGCCATGCCGCGAGAGCCGAGAGCGAAGAAGAAGCGCTGGCATTCATCGATTCGGTCAAGGCGCAACATCGCCAGGCTACCCACAATTGTTCAGCTTACCTCATCGGTGAACACGATTCGATACAAAAAGCGAACGATGACGGGGAACCAAGCGGAACGGCTGGCGTCCCTATGCTGGAAGTGCTGAAAAAACAAGGATTGAAAGATACCGTGCTGGTCGTGACGCGCTATTATGGCGGCATCAAATTGGGAGGCGGCGGTTTGATCAGGGCTTACGGAAAATCCGCTTCGGAAGCGATCGCCGCATCAGGCGTAGTGGAGCGCCGTTTGCATCATTTGATGAAGGTCTCCATCGACTATACTTGGCTTGGCAAAATCGAGAACGAATTCCGCCAATCGGATTACCCCCTGGCAGGTATCGATTATTCCGATGTAGTGGTGCTCTCCATCCACGTGCCTGTCGAAAAACACCGCCAATTTATCGACTGGGTCAATGAACTGACAAATGGGCAAGCCGAAATCGAATCGGCGGATACCGAATTCCTCGAATTCCCCCACGCTTAGTTTCTTTTCGTTTACGCACGGAAAAAATCACTGTATAATATCCACAGCACAAAAAAATGAAAATTCGTAAATTCACTATGCCCAACAGACCAGTGAAATGAAACATGCATGTGCCCGGCTAAACACAAAGCCGCACATAATCCCCCTTAGAGGAGCAACTATAATGAGTAGAAAAATGAAACGGGAGGCAAAATCCAGCCGGCGGCGTAAAATCGTCAAAATCTCTGCCATCCTGGCCGTCTCCCTGTTGATCAGTTTATCCGCTTTTGGAATTTGGCTCGTGAAAAAAGCCGAATTTGCGGCGAACAACGCATATGAATCTGCGGACGGCCGCGACAAATCCGATCTCCGCGATGAACAGGTCGAACCCTTGAACGACAATATCTCGATCCTGTTCATCGGCATCGATGATAGTGCCGCAAGAAACCAAAGCAGCGATAACATCCGCTCAGATGCTTTGGTCTTGGCGACATTGAATAACGAGGATAAGTCCGTGAAGCTGGTGAGCATCCCGCGTGATACGTACACGCTCATCCCGGACTCTGGCTATGAAGACAAAATCACCCATGCTTACGCATTGAACGGCCCGCGATCGACAATCGAAAGCGTGGAAGGCCTGCTCGATGTACCGGTTGATTATTACATGACGATGAACTTCGATGCCTTCGTCGATGTGGTCGATGCACTCGGTGGGATCACTGCAGACGTCCCGTATGACCTGAAGGAAAAAGATGAAACGGATTCCCACAATGCGATCGAACTCAAAGAAGGTACCCAGCACCTTAATGGCAGTGAAGCATTG
Proteins encoded:
- the hpf gene encoding ribosome hibernation-promoting factor, HPF/YfiA family encodes the protein MLQFNIRGENIEVTPAIREHIEKKVEKIERYFTDGANATAMVNLKTYNHNQTKVEVTIPMKNLTLRAEERHDDLYAAIDLIVSKLERQIRKYKTKVNRKFRDREGMGLAFAAAESEAQNNGAAETDEEEDLKIVRTKQFDLKPMDEEEAVLQMNMLGHSFFVFTDAESNGTNIVYKRKDGSYGLIETTS
- a CDS encoding SDR family NAD(P)-dependent oxidoreductase is translated as MFTNKTIVVTGAAQGIGETVAQYFQKEGANVIGLDIEEVKIDGVEYRQCDVGSFSEVERVFSEIHKAHGSIHVLINNAGVSEFTPLWELTEEDWDRVLNTNLKSVFICSREAARYMDEDIRSIVNMSSTRAFMSEQGTESYSASKGGIFALSHSLAASLHPKGIRVNSIAPGWIHTGDAEELRKVDHEQHWSGRVGTTDDIARACLFLSNPDNSFITGECLTIDGGMTRKMIYEH
- a CDS encoding ComF family protein → MNCCLCDQALRFVPSWRGIFLYEPMEVACQPCRKEFSKITEHGCRICSKEGETICPDCRYWEENGYRELIQSGTSLYRYNDAMKDWFHQYKFLKDVLLAQVFAKDLREVLKNERGVVVPIPLNEEKLRERSFSQVDELLLAAGIPYSHLLEKCGETLGEKTRQERMATKQLFRLNGRVVPKQLVLVDDLYTTGTTMRQAAKTLQEAGAESIRILTLIRA
- a CDS encoding DEAD/DEAH box helicase, which gives rise to MQAIEAFLTGRIWIKQFIPFPQELIQQAIDQGNAIVVNGISADGECTRCHETSTEYVIPFPCATCGKVCSYCRRCIKMGRISSCTELVLWQTPAAANAGPRAFGWAGNLTPLQENASKAISKSIRKREDHLLYAVCGAGKTEILFSPIHEALQKGLRICVAAPRTDVILELSPRFKQAFPDATIHTLYGESPEQSGYAEIILATTHQLYRFHEAFDLLFVDEADAFPYSLDPSLERAVKKAGKPSAPVIYISATPSKTLQNRISAQSTIFKRYHGAPLPVPAYRALWNYERQIRKEKVPAALKYWIEDKLQKQQPFLLFFPSVQLIEQASPLLQKIDPTIAAVHSKDPQRKEKVMQLREGALSGLATSTILERGITIPHLQVAVIGADHRVFDRAALIQIAGRVGRSTKDPGGEVIFFHNGITRQMDAARHEILFYNKEGRA
- a CDS encoding DegV family protein, which codes for MKTAIVTDSTAYIPKQQAADKGIHVVPLQITFGNESYAETELDTLEFYEKARTELPKTSQPPVGEFVSLYEKLSRQYDEVVAIHLSSGISGTMAGSKQAGDMTEGVDVHVFDSEIACAVQGFYALKAADLAGQGMDASGILEELEEMKKTLRAYFMVEDLRHLQRGGRLSGAQALVGSMLQIKPLLHFQDKLIVPYEKIRTRKKAMNRIAEELKKDCGKGPLQATVIHANRLEEAEKWKAELELTCPDVEFTISHFGPVIGTHLGEGAMGLGWAKK
- a CDS encoding DUF4440 domain-containing protein; translation: MKKWIMATGLMLTLAGCSGEDESPVNGNTAEDGNATNENNAVEHGITDQEVGFTLDDEGDVIAADVPEAEKQELLGAYEEYIAAFNAEDMDRYMATIAENPDGFDREEDQQALSEAFENYDTTYTTSDETIVKYEEDRAEVFATIDVEMNEAGTEQGMQQSGRQVVVFKKEQGDWKVTSLHFIGNQ
- a CDS encoding PolC-type DNA polymerase III — its product is MEKWEAERLLNQKMQDTRTYPKRRTATRAKKYNLTMEPAENYIVLDFETTGLRAGDDKIIQIGAVKYIGHQQQDTMYLLINPERPISSTITRITGIRNGDVQDAPVIEEIAPQLIDFIGDLPIVAHNAPFDMGFLYALEHITPVPPYQVIDTVRLARKFITETPNHKLTTLSAYLELEHNAHDALGDCLVTASIYQFCIGRM
- a CDS encoding response regulator transcription factor, which produces MTKIIIIDDHQLFREGVKRILDFEESFEVVAEGGDGEEVIKLYEEHQPDVVLMDINMPQKNGVEATGELIERFPDAKVIMLSIHDDESYVTHALKTGALGYMLKEMDADAIIQAIKVVAKGGSYLHPKVTRNLVMEFRRLSERENKGSFHQTEIRRPYHLLTKRESEVLQLLTDGQSNRVIGETLFISEKTVKNHVSSILQKMQVNDRTQAVVTAIKNGWVEVR
- a CDS encoding sensor histidine kinase; the protein is MAKKNDGTSLDSIFDELVAKMDQSKQDIFAISEESRHSYEEMKDELENVRANISRIIAEGDALEERTRSARRRLAELSGSFESFTESQVREAFELANELQVQLSLNRAEEKKFRQKRDRLQRKLQKLLQTIERAERLVNQINVATNYLSSDLEDFGDAVDKSRSKQDYSLRIIEAQEEERKRLSREIHDGPAQMMANVLLRSDLIEKTYREKGADKAFKEISSLKDMVRQALTEVRRIIYDLRPMALDDLGLVPTLKKYLETIEEYNRGVRLFFHSNGNEVRLPNNFETSIFRLVQEAVSNAIRHGKSTDIEVKMEWLAEQVSIIIKDNGSGFDQEIVKDQSFGLTGMRERIELIGGEFFINSTLGEGTVLMFHIPLKAGM
- a CDS encoding YigZ family protein, with translation MRENYITVGSSASAEILINKSRFIGHAARAESEEEALAFIDSVKAQHRQATHNCSAYLIGEHDSIQKANDDGEPSGTAGVPMLEVLKKQGLKDTVLVVTRYYGGIKLGGGGLIRAYGKSASEAIAASGVVERRLHHLMKVSIDYTWLGKIENEFRQSDYPLAGIDYSDVVVLSIHVPVEKHRQFIDWVNELTNGQAEIESADTEFLEFPHA
- a CDS encoding LCP family protein is translated as MSRKMKREAKSSRRRKIVKISAILAVSLLISLSAFGIWLVKKAEFAANNAYESADGRDKSDLRDEQVEPLNDNISILFIGIDDSAARNQSSDNIRSDALVLATLNNEDKSVKLVSIPRDTYTLIPDSGYEDKITHAYALNGPRSTIESVEGLLDVPVDYYMTMNFDAFVDVVDALGGITADVPYDLKEKDETDSHNAIELKEGTQHLNGSEALALARTRYYDNDIERGKRQQMILESIMDKALSAGSITKYGNVIDAVGDNMKTNLSFRDMQAFFEYAKNGKPDVETMSIKGYDDMSTGIYYYMPDEESLEELKDILQSHLGLKPDTSNLSLNEENLTEQALPAPGTDPEDEQKNWQP